A window from Methylocystis sp. MJC1 encodes these proteins:
- a CDS encoding rhodanese-like domain-containing protein, translating to MNASPFNDIGLDALKAGLADGSILLVDVREADEYTAGHIKGALFNPLSRFDPTKLPVAGEGQKVVIYCRSGRRSVSAMEQARLVGRRDCNTHFGGGIQAWLNAGQPVEQGM from the coding sequence ATGAACGCCTCTCCTTTCAATGACATCGGCCTCGATGCGCTTAAGGCCGGTCTCGCCGACGGCTCGATCCTTCTGGTCGACGTCCGGGAAGCCGACGAATATACCGCCGGCCATATCAAGGGGGCGCTGTTCAACCCGCTCTCGCGCTTCGACCCGACGAAGCTCCCCGTCGCGGGAGAGGGGCAGAAGGTCGTCATTTACTGCCGCTCGGGCCGGCGTTCCGTGTCGGCTATGGAGCAGGCCCGGCTCGTTGGGCGGCGCGACTGCAACACCCATTTCGGCGGCGGCATCCAGGCCTGGCTCAACGCCGGTCAGCCGGTCGAGCAGGGGATGTAA